Within Triticum dicoccoides isolate Atlit2015 ecotype Zavitan chromosome 1B, WEW_v2.0, whole genome shotgun sequence, the genomic segment ATTTATGCACAATCTAGAATTCATACCAGAATAGCTATTCAAGCAGCTGGGTCACCTAGGGCCTTGGTGAACTTACAAAGTTCTAATGCCAAAtagtgctccattaggagtagagatactaaAGCGTGCAACCTGAATAAAACTACAGTTCACATCATCCAAGTTGTGGCTCCGCATCGCCTCCGACCCTGCCTTCCTCGGACGGTTCCGCGGGCACAACCCTCCCCGGCACCTCGGCTACTTCGTGGATGACTCCGACGCCCTGGTGCCGGTCCCGGCGTTCGTGTCCGTCCCATGTGACCCAATGCTTGCCCATGCGGCCGTCGCGATCAAAATTGCCGGCCGCCGACATCTCTTCGACTGCCGAGACGGCTGCCTCCTCGTCAAATATTTAGATAAGCGGCTTGCCATGTGCTAACCCTTGTTCCCGACACGAAGAGTCGATCCCCttccgccgccgctgccggagccgctacccagtCTTCGCGACGTCCACACTAATAATATAAGTGCATTTTTCTTTCCCAGGGATGGCATTCATGGCATTATCTCTGTCATGTTCCCGATGGCGCCGGCACGGAAGATCTTCTGCGTTAGGGGTGGAATTCGAACCGAGTCGAGCCATCTCAACTCGACTCGCTAAAGctcgtttcattaacgagctagctcgactcggctCGTTACTATAACGAACTCAAATCCAAGAttagctcgactcgtataactcgtgagctggctcgtttagcttgttaagctcgttaaagatatgaacataaaaaTCTTACGAATACGACAAAAAGATTAACTCGGAATTTAACATGGACATATATGGTCATGTACGTGTGAGTCTCCAAGGTGACTATGCCTTGAGCGGTTGGGCCTTGTGCTTGGACGCAAGGTGTTTAGTGGCTGTTTTTTACTACCTATCAAGAGATGCTGATTCTTTTACCGAGCATAACGAGTTATACGAGTACTTGTGAGATCGGCTCGTTTAACTCGTCctgtaaacgatcttaaactaaagctcggctcgactcgttattgTCCGAGTTTGAGTCGATTCgaaccgagtcacgagctactcgtttagctcgcgagcttcgagcttttttttcaACCCTATTCTCCGTGCAAGCTTGTGTCCTGCAGAAGTCTGACGCCTGATGTGAAGCCATCCTGGCAACAGTAGAGGTCACTGCATGGTCCAGAATCACGAACATGATGTATGTCCACAACAAGCTCTACATGGCAGTAGAGATTGGCTACATTCCTTTGCTGGATCTGGCCACGGCATGCCTGTCCACCTTGAACCTGCCGGAAAAAGTGGACGCCGCCAGCCTCACGCTCTCATACAAAGAGTCCAGCCTCTTCCTCATCCATGTGAAGGGATTTCAGCTCAATGTGTGGCACCATGAGTTGGATGACGATGACACAAACATCTGGGTGCTGGGGGACACGATTCGCTTGAGTGCGGTAGCATGCGATACTCTTGAGGAAGTTTTCGTGCGCAAAGTCGGGGACGATGCTGAATACGTGATCATGGGGTCAAGGACAAGCGGCAATGATATGATCATTTGTGTGGATCTGAGAACACGTGAGGAGTGGGTTTGCCATGCCAAGGACAAGCGGCACAACTATCATTATTTGCGTGCAAGTGCGTTTCCTTTCATGACGGTCTGGCCTCCCACCTTCCTGGCTCTCGATGAAGATTGAAGAACATTCCTCATGATGTGGTGTCACTGTAGTAGCAACAGTCTCACATCGCTTGCCATTTTCCCGTGGTATGAGCCCTCTGCTATTTCACTCACTAGGTATGGCTTTTTTCGTGTCGGTGCTTTGCATCTACGACGAGATAAGGGAAATATTGGGTGAGCAATTTACAGCAGGTGTGTTGATCGTCTAGCAAGGTTCCTTTTCTTCTCTGTTGAGCTAGGATCAGTCTCCCCTAGTTTTAGCAATGCCTATGTTGAGCATGAACTTTTGTTTTAAACAACTGCATGGTTTTGGTAGTGGATGTTATTTACCTGTTGGTGCATGGTTTTGTTAGCTGATGTTGTTTTCTTGTCAGCTGATTTTGGTGGCTAGCTAACGTTGTGTTTAGGGAGTAAAAGTGTGACAATCGTGCAAGACGTAAGGGTGTTAGAGCCAATGTCTGTTTGGACTTCAGATTACAGACCAATGTGTTGCCGCTTGCTCAAATCCTGTGTTGCCTTACAACGGGTGTTCTTGTAGCGTAACGACTCGTTCGTCTGCGCCAGTTTAACAGGTCCGAGAGAATCGCCAGAAGAGAAGCCTGAATATACTGCTAGCACTATAAAACCATTATGCTGGCAGTGATATACGTACTGACTGCACCCAACCCTGTGTATATTTGTCACGAAGCCGGCCAGGAATAATCTCTCTATAATGTACTGACATGCATCTTAATCGGATGGGTGGAGTGTTTATTTGGCAATGCATAATCATGAACCAACTAAAATGAAACGAGATATGGTGTGTACATATATTTTCCATACAAGTCAAAAAGAGGAGGATTGCTCCAGTTGGAACTTATCTTTTTAGACTTGGGGATCAGTAGCTAGTCTGAATCCTTCAATACAGAAATCTTGTGATCAGTATCCAAATGAGAAAATCTCACTACTACCATGAAAGGCCGGGCGACGATCACATATTCACACATGGAAGGAGATGGTCTCGTCCTCCCCAAGTAGTGGGTTGGCTTTTGGGCTTAAGAGCACATGCAACGAAACagattaagagcatctccaactggCGCCGAACGCGCAGCGCGCTAAAAACTTGTTTGCGGCGCGCGCATCGCCAGGTTTGACGCGGCACGCagtgctggctccagcagccgcgctaaactGCAGCGCGCGCGCTCTTGCACAAACATTTTTTTTCGATGATTTTGTTCATAGATAAAAAACGATACATAGTTCATAACGTAGATAAAAAATGATACAAAGATATTTTACATAGTTCCtcatagcatagatagatagaacTTCGGTGCAACTAGATAGAAAAACTACGGTGCAACTTGATAAAACTACGGTGCAACTAAAACCTACTCccagtcgtcatcatcatcatcctcggtGGTGTTGTCCGAGGTATCGAGCCACATGTCATCCCAACGGTCATCGTTAGGGGAGAAGATCGACGTCCTGCTTGCCTCAACGATATCGCACTGCGATATGGCCAGTGCCTTGCGCCGACGCATGTTGGCACGCTCCGcgcggcgccttgccgtcctctccgcccagAAGGCGTTCTCGgcggcgacgtcctccgggtggcgttGGCGCCACTCCaccatggctcgctcgtcctcctcgaTGAAGAGGAGGCAGCGCTGCAGCCGAACGTGGTCCGCATGGTCCTGGTCCGTGATCAGACGAGGCGGAGGGGCGACGCGTTGCGCCTGCTCGCGCGTGTGGACGTCCCGAAAGTTCATCTGCGATGGGGGCCTCTCCAAGCGCCACGCCGCTGCGTCGTACGCACGAGCTGCCTCGTGCGCGGTCCGGAAtgagccgaggccgagccggacgttGCCGGACCGGATCTCGGCAGAGTACCAGCCGTTGGGGCGCTCGCGGACACCGCGGTAGCCCGAAGGTCCCTGGCGGcgtggcggcatggtggcgcggtggtggcggggTGCTGGAAGCGGCGTGAAAGCCTGGAAGCGGCGAGGTGGCGAGGGGAAGGACACGTGGCAGCGTGGTGGACCGCGTGGCGAGTGCCGCATTTtataggcgcgcgcgaagcggcgccAAATCTACAGCGCGAGCTGCCGCTTTCTCCCCCGCGCGCGCTAGTTTGCCGCCACCGCTGGAGCGAGCAAACGGGCCGCGCGCATAAAAAACCAGTTTACCCCCCGCGCGCGTCTTTTGgcgcgtctgttggagatgctctaagccctAAATAAAGGCCCCAGCTCACGAGGGCTGCCTCCAACTCAAGTACATGATCACGATCATGAGCGCCTCCTCCGCCAGCAGACCTAACATTGCACGGGCATGAACGGGAGGCAGCGAGGCCGCGATGTCGGAGGTGATCGGCAACGACGACCTGCTCCGCGAGATCCTGCTACGCCTTGGCTTCCCCTCCTTCCTCGTCCACGCCGCCCTCGTCTGCAAGCGATGGCTCCGcgtcagtggcggagccaggaaaatCGAATGAGGGGGGCCAAGTGCTGCTAATCTTCATTGGGGAGGGCCGGTGCATCAAAATACACCAATTTAGTGGCAAATAATCACCTTTTCATATGCATATTAGGCTTAGATGAAAAATGTTAGGGGGGGCCAGGGCCATGCTGGtcccccctgtctccgccactgctcCGCGTTGCTGCAGAGCCTGCCTTCTTCCAACAATTCCGTGACCGCCATCCGCCCCGCCTTCTCGGCTTCTATGTCAGCAGCTTCTCCCCACGCCTGCTGTTCATGCCCGTCTCGGAAGCCAAAGAGATCCGTTCTGCCGTGAGCCACGCCAGCGTCGACGACATCTATCAATCTGTACGAATCGCCGACTGCCgaacggccgcctcctcctcaagccaGGGTCGTTCAGGTGTGGCCGATACACCGTGTTCAGCCCGTTGTGCCCGACAAGGGGGTCGCTCCCTATCCTGCCACCGCCGGAGCCACATCACATTGACATGTTAAGACCGCCGGAGTACGGTTTCGTTAGGGACAACAACGCCGACATAGTTTCAGTGTCCGCGCTTCTCAGCGGACGAAAGTTATCGGCCCAAATGTGTGTCATGCAAGCCGGTGCCTGGGGTGAAGTCATCTTGGCAGAAGGAGAGCTCCCTGTGCCACCAAATTTTGTTCGCTCAATTGTGATTGTCCATGACAAGCTCTACATTGTGACCAACAATGGCTACATTTGTGGGTTGGATTTTATTACTCCACACCCACAACTCTCTTTCATAAAAGTCCCGGAGAAAGTCGACGCAAACTTCAAGCTCTGGCATAGAGATGATTCTGGGCTCTTTCTCATCCACGGAGACGAGTTTCATCTCTGTGTCTGGCACCTCGAGATGGACGGCAATGGTGAAGACAGGTGGGAGCTGGTGGACAGGTTTCTCGTACGTGTAGCACACGACCGTCATGAGAGATTTTGGGTGTGTGGGGTCGGGGAAGATGGTGGACTTGTATTCTTATGTTTGTGGACAAAGAGAGCTATCATTTCTGTTGACCTGAGGAGCAAGAAGGAGGCGGTATATGAGATCAAGGTGCAGGGTATATATTGTACAACTATATTTCCCCTTATGACTATCTGGCCTCCCACCTTTCCCATTTTGAATGATGAGGATGATCAGGACGAATAACCTCGCATTGTTTAACCATTCGCCTTGGTAGGAGCCAAGACTTTTGTAGTCATGCTCTTTTGCCTCTATGACAAGTCATCAAGACATTGAGATTACATGTGAAATATTAAAACTTGAgcatttatgattttttttgaaatggtcACCGAGGGGGAAAggctccccacctgaatatatttcaaGCATAGCAGAAGAGTACAGAGCTCACGTGTTTCGTGAGGAGAGGAAGTCACGCCATAGCCCGACGTGTTCCTTTAGGCTCTCGGTTTTTAGCCGAGGAGCCCATAAAGTTATGTCTTCAATAATAGCTCTAATGGAATCAGCAGTAGGAAGGTCGAAGCCTTGGAAGACTTTTTTGTTCCTAGCGTGCCAGATCTTCCAGAGGACGATTAGGAGCATGAAGGAGCGTACTGAAGTTGGTAATGCGGTTGGTAACCTTGTAGAGAAGAGGTTACAAACAGGCGTGAAGCATGGGCGAATGGAGATAGCCTGCCAAATGGCCCGAGCAGCCGGGCAAGTAAAGAACAGGTGCTGACGATCTTCAACCTGGTGAGAACATCTTGGACAAGCTTCTGTATCCAGGATGTTTTTTTATGCAAGTTCTTCCGGGTGTTCAGTCGGTCGAGGTAGAAGAGCCATCCGAAGATCATAACCTTTTTGGGCATTTTTGAGTCCCAGATGGCGGCGAGCATGGGGTCGGAGAGATGATCCGAGAGAGCCGCATACGCACCCCGGGTCGAGAAGGCGGACCCGTTGAGCAGGCGACGAGTGTCCGGTACCTGCGAGAGAGCGCAATCCTGCAACAAAGAGTTTAGAGAAGCAAGTTCTGCAATCGCAGTAGTGGTTAGCCGATTACGAAGAGCAAGATCGATCCCTTCCTGCATAATTGTAGCTACCAAGGCGTTTTGTTTTGTATGGTGGGAAAAAAGGGCTG encodes:
- the LOC119312657 gene encoding ethylene-responsive transcription factor RAP2-3-like, which encodes MPPRRQGPSGYRGVRERPNGWYSAEIRSGNVRLGLGSFRTAHEAARAYDAAAWRLERPPSQMNFRDVHTREQAQRVAPPPRLITDQDHADHVRLQRCLLFIEEDERAMVEWRQRHPEDVAAENAFWAERTARRRAERANMRRRKALAISQCDIVEASRTSIFSPNDDRWDDMWLDTSDNTTEDDDDDDWE